The Candidatus Paracaedibacter acanthamoebae genome contains a region encoding:
- a CDS encoding ferritin-like domain-containing protein, with protein MTVGSISVLNKLIRLTKDTEEGYLTAAENVDDSYLQKLLKERAENCHIAAMDLQRKVKEMDGVPTENGTFRGTMHRSWVNIKGTLTGKDELTILDECEKGEAMIEEAYEKFLKADISEEIRPLIQQQYESIVNDHNIMRDLMDKYGANQ; from the coding sequence ATGACAGTTGGTTCTATATCAGTTCTAAATAAGCTTATTCGACTCACTAAGGATACTGAAGAGGGCTACCTGACAGCTGCCGAGAATGTTGATGATTCTTATTTACAAAAATTATTAAAGGAACGGGCGGAAAATTGTCATATTGCCGCCATGGACTTACAACGCAAAGTAAAAGAAATGGATGGTGTCCCGACAGAAAATGGTACTTTTCGGGGAACAATGCACCGAAGCTGGGTAAATATTAAAGGAACTTTAACAGGCAAAGATGAACTTACTATCCTTGATGAATGCGAAAAAGGGGAAGCAATGATTGAAGAGGCTTATGAGAAATTTTTAAAGGCCGATATAAGTGAGGAGATCCGCCCTTTAATTCAACAGCAGTACGAAAGTATCGTGAATGATCACAATATAATGCGGGATTTAATGGATAAATATGGGGCAAATCAGTAA